A stretch of the Streptosporangium sp. NBC_01755 genome encodes the following:
- a CDS encoding MerR family DNA-binding transcriptional regulator, giving the protein MRITEAARRLGMSPRMLRYREALGLLPEIRGQGAHRRFGPEELSAVAQGVELEKRFDISPAELAFALRTLSEPAVAQAVRDLGLRIGRLQAPRRALDFEKEKALRLLQHRTQR; this is encoded by the coding sequence ATGCGGATCACCGAGGCCGCCAGGAGACTGGGCATGTCCCCCCGGATGCTCCGCTACCGCGAGGCGCTCGGCCTGCTCCCGGAGATCAGGGGCCAGGGCGCGCACCGGCGGTTCGGCCCCGAGGAGCTCTCCGCCGTCGCTCAGGGCGTCGAGCTGGAGAAACGGTTCGACATCTCCCCCGCCGAGCTGGCCTTCGCGCTGCGAACGCTGAGCGAGCCCGCGGTCGCCCAGGCCGTACGGGACCTGGGGCTGCGGATCGGCCGGCTCCAGGCACCCCGCAGGGCCCTGGACTTCGAGAAGGAGAAGGCGCTGCGACTGCTCCAGCACCGCACCCAGCGGTGA
- a CDS encoding Trm112 family protein, protein MKIDDWLLEILACPKCKSPLRAEPEVDELFCTSVSCGLVYPVRDDIPVLLVDEARKS, encoded by the coding sequence GTGAAGATCGACGACTGGTTGCTGGAGATCCTGGCCTGCCCCAAGTGCAAGTCTCCCCTGCGAGCCGAGCCCGAGGTGGACGAGCTGTTCTGCACCTCCGTCTCCTGTGGCCTGGTCTACCCGGTCCGGGACGACATCCCGGTCCTGCTGGTCGACGAGGCCCGGAAGTCGTGA
- a CDS encoding SIS domain-containing protein has translation MNWEPDLLDDRKRLAEYDPSDMLRAVADSAAQVRTSHRAAMESGLSSLARDGRPRAVVVAGVGASGIAGDILNVVCGHGAPLPIVTVRSYRLPGWIGATDLVIAVSRSGRTEETLTVAAEAVRRGCRLLAVGAPDSPLHAIARQAGAPFVPVTDGGRPRAEVWALSVPLVVAAAELGLVEEADEQVFEGVAKRLEDLAHRCRPTSESFINPGKSLAMEIAETVPMIWGSSPVAAVAAHWWACQLNTNGKYPAMWGELPEVDHNQVVALDGPLAHRDIFADESGRSLRLFVLRDVEEHPRVVRHREASVRLAESRGVPVTQIVAEGEHPLERLAALIALGDFASTYLALGYGIDPTPVSAITEVKARISQ, from the coding sequence GTGAATTGGGAGCCCGATCTGCTCGACGATCGGAAACGGCTGGCCGAGTATGACCCGTCGGACATGCTGCGGGCGGTGGCCGACTCGGCCGCGCAGGTCCGTACCTCTCACCGGGCTGCCATGGAGTCCGGCCTGTCCTCGCTCGCGAGGGACGGCCGGCCCCGGGCGGTCGTGGTCGCCGGTGTGGGCGCTTCGGGCATCGCCGGTGACATTCTCAACGTGGTGTGCGGTCACGGTGCCCCGCTGCCGATCGTGACGGTCAGGTCCTACCGGCTGCCCGGCTGGATCGGCGCGACCGACCTGGTGATCGCGGTGTCGCGCTCGGGCAGGACCGAGGAGACGCTCACGGTGGCCGCCGAGGCCGTCCGCCGCGGTTGCCGCCTGCTCGCCGTCGGCGCACCCGATTCGCCGCTCCACGCGATCGCCAGGCAGGCGGGGGCGCCGTTCGTGCCCGTCACGGACGGCGGCCGGCCGCGTGCCGAGGTGTGGGCGCTATCGGTTCCGCTGGTCGTCGCCGCCGCCGAGCTCGGCCTGGTCGAGGAGGCGGATGAGCAGGTGTTCGAGGGGGTGGCCAAGCGCCTTGAGGACCTCGCACACCGCTGCCGTCCGACGAGCGAGTCGTTCATCAATCCGGGCAAGTCGCTCGCGATGGAGATCGCCGAGACCGTGCCGATGATCTGGGGGTCCTCCCCGGTGGCGGCCGTCGCGGCCCACTGGTGGGCCTGTCAGCTCAATACGAACGGTAAATATCCGGCGATGTGGGGAGAACTCCCCGAGGTCGACCACAACCAGGTGGTCGCCCTCGACGGCCCGCTCGCCCACCGCGACATCTTCGCCGACGAGAGCGGCAGGTCGCTCCGGCTGTTCGTGCTGCGCGACGTGGAGGAGCACCCCCGGGTCGTACGGCACCGGGAGGCGTCGGTGCGCCTGGCGGAGAGCCGCGGTGTTCCGGTCACACAGATCGTCGCCGAGGGGGAGCACCCGCTGGAGCGGCTCGCCGCGCTGATCGCACTCGGAGACTTCGCAAGTACGTACCTCGCTCTCGGGTACGGGATCGATCCGACCCCTGTGTCGGCGATCACAGAAGTCAAGGCGAGGATTTCGCAATAG
- a CDS encoding phosphomannomutase/phosphoglucomutase, protein MGDLVKIFKAYDVRGVVPDELDEETAEAVGAAFVEVTGAGTVVVAHDMRESSAPLAAAFTRGATSRGADVICAGLGSTDLLYYASGSLGLPGVMFTASHNPARYNGMKMCRAGAVPVGGDTGLVEIRDRATAILASGALGGEGGGTLSERDLLRGYADHLRGLVDLSGIRPLRVVVDAGNGMGGYTVPTVFEGLPIELTALYFELDGTFPNHEANPIEPDNLRDLQKAVLDVGADIGLAFDGDADRCWVVDERGESVSPSTITALVAARELGKHPGAVIIHNLITSMGVPEIVAEHGGRPVRTRVGHSFIKAEMAETGAVFGGEHSAHYYFGDFWFADSGMLAALHVLAALGEQEKPLSEILTEYTRYAASGEINSTVADQAAATERVRETFAARDGVTFDELDGLTVSGSGWWFNLRPSNTEPLLRLNAEAADEMQMAAIRDEVLAVVRS, encoded by the coding sequence GTGGGCGACCTTGTCAAGATCTTCAAAGCGTACGACGTTCGTGGCGTCGTGCCGGACGAGCTCGACGAGGAGACCGCCGAGGCGGTCGGCGCGGCCTTCGTGGAAGTGACCGGGGCCGGGACCGTCGTGGTGGCACATGACATGCGCGAGTCGTCGGCGCCCCTGGCGGCGGCCTTCACCAGGGGGGCCACCTCGCGGGGGGCCGACGTGATCTGCGCGGGGCTGGGGTCCACGGACCTGCTCTACTACGCGAGCGGCAGTCTCGGCCTGCCCGGGGTGATGTTCACGGCCAGCCACAACCCGGCCCGCTACAACGGCATGAAGATGTGCAGGGCCGGCGCGGTGCCGGTCGGCGGCGACACCGGACTCGTCGAGATCCGTGACCGGGCCACCGCGATCCTGGCGTCGGGCGCTCTCGGCGGCGAGGGGGGCGGGACGCTCTCCGAGCGCGACCTGCTGCGCGGCTACGCCGACCACCTGCGCGGCCTGGTCGATCTTTCCGGCATCCGGCCGCTGCGGGTCGTGGTCGACGCCGGGAACGGGATGGGCGGGTACACGGTCCCGACCGTGTTCGAGGGGCTGCCCATCGAGCTGACCGCCCTCTACTTCGAGCTCGACGGCACCTTCCCCAACCACGAGGCCAACCCCATCGAGCCGGACAACCTGCGCGACCTGCAGAAGGCGGTGCTCGATGTGGGCGCCGACATCGGGCTGGCCTTCGACGGCGACGCCGACCGCTGCTGGGTCGTCGACGAGCGAGGCGAATCGGTCTCCCCGTCCACGATCACCGCGCTGGTCGCCGCCCGCGAACTGGGTAAGCACCCCGGCGCTGTGATCATCCATAACCTGATCACCTCCATGGGCGTTCCGGAGATCGTCGCCGAGCACGGTGGCCGGCCGGTCCGTACCCGGGTGGGTCACTCGTTCATCAAGGCCGAGATGGCCGAGACCGGCGCGGTCTTCGGCGGCGAGCACTCCGCCCACTACTACTTCGGGGACTTCTGGTTCGCCGACTCCGGCATGCTGGCCGCGCTGCACGTGCTGGCCGCGCTGGGCGAGCAGGAGAAGCCGCTCTCGGAGATCCTGACCGAATACACCCGCTATGCGGCCTCCGGAGAGATCAACAGTACGGTCGCCGACCAGGCAGCGGCGACGGAGCGGGTTCGCGAGACGTTCGCGGCCCGCGACGGCGTTACCTTCGACGAGCTGGACGGCCTGACCGTCTCCGGCTCAGGATGGTGGTTCAACCTCCGTCCGTCCAACACCGAGCCGCTGCTCAGGCTGAACGCCGAGGCGGCAGACGAGATGCAGATGGCAGCGATCAGGGACGAGGTCCTTGCTGTCGTGAGGAGCTGA
- a CDS encoding cation diffusion facilitator family transporter — translation MSAGGGTKAIIAALAANLAIAVAKFVAAFFTGSSSMLAEGVHSVADSGNQALLLLGGKRAQRARTPQHPFGYGRERYFYAFVVAVVLFTIGAVFSLYEGWHKISAPEELKSPIWAFGVLIFAIIAESFSFRTAIIESNHVRGDQSWVQFIRRSKSPELPVIVLEDLGALLGLIFALFGVTMAVVTGDPVWDGIGTLMIGVLLAVIAVVLAIETKSLLIGEGAGPEVEVRIAQALESAPEVTRVIHMRTLHLGPEEILVAAKIAVAHDDTAADVARGIDEAEQRIRDAVPEARVIYLEPDLDRAGVNGSV, via the coding sequence GTGAGCGCGGGCGGCGGTACCAAGGCAATCATCGCGGCATTGGCCGCCAACCTGGCGATCGCGGTGGCCAAATTCGTGGCGGCCTTCTTCACGGGGTCGTCATCCATGCTGGCCGAGGGGGTCCACTCGGTGGCCGACTCGGGTAATCAGGCGTTGCTGCTGCTAGGCGGGAAGCGCGCGCAGCGCGCGCGCACGCCGCAGCACCCGTTCGGGTACGGCCGGGAACGCTACTTCTACGCGTTCGTGGTCGCGGTCGTGCTGTTCACCATCGGCGCGGTGTTCTCGCTCTACGAGGGCTGGCACAAGATCTCCGCTCCTGAGGAGCTCAAGTCCCCGATCTGGGCCTTCGGCGTGCTGATCTTCGCGATCATCGCCGAGTCGTTCTCGTTCAGGACGGCGATCATCGAGTCCAACCACGTCCGGGGAGACCAGTCGTGGGTGCAGTTCATCCGCCGCTCCAAGTCGCCCGAGCTGCCGGTGATCGTGCTTGAGGACCTGGGCGCGCTGCTCGGCCTGATCTTCGCGCTCTTCGGCGTGACGATGGCCGTGGTGACCGGCGACCCCGTCTGGGACGGCATCGGCACCCTGATGATCGGTGTCCTGCTCGCCGTCATCGCGGTCGTGCTGGCGATCGAGACCAAGTCGCTGCTGATCGGCGAGGGCGCGGGCCCCGAGGTCGAGGTGCGCATCGCGCAGGCCCTGGAGAGCGCTCCCGAGGTGACCCGGGTCATCCATATGCGCACGCTCCACCTGGGCCCGGAGGAGATCCTGGTCGCCGCCAAGATCGCGGTGGCGCACGACGACACGGCCGCGGATGTGGCCAGGGGCATCGACGAGGCCGAGCAGCGCATCCGCGACGCCGTCCCCGAGGCCCGGGTCATCTACCTGGAGCCCGACCTGGACAGAGCCGGCGTCAACGGCTCAGTCTGA
- a CDS encoding metallopeptidase family protein, with the protein MSPAPGRPRSPRRRDRHGRGLRGPLAPSHVPIAKSRSERFDDLVLDAVDRLKPRWAKQLAAVEFAVEEVPPVSELGDGPGLLTGEPIPFGRAEPADGSHPAVVIIYRRPLESRSRDRDHLGAMVHEAVVEQVAGLLGLSPESIDPGFDDHD; encoded by the coding sequence GTGAGCCCGGCACCCGGCAGACCTCGTTCTCCTCGCAGACGCGACAGGCACGGCCGCGGCCTGCGCGGTCCGCTCGCGCCCTCGCACGTGCCGATCGCCAAGTCCCGCAGCGAGCGGTTCGACGATCTCGTCCTGGACGCCGTCGACCGGCTCAAGCCCCGCTGGGCCAAGCAGCTGGCGGCCGTGGAGTTCGCGGTCGAGGAGGTCCCTCCGGTCAGCGAGCTGGGCGACGGCCCCGGGCTGCTGACCGGCGAGCCGATCCCGTTCGGGCGGGCCGAGCCCGCCGACGGGAGTCACCCGGCCGTTGTGATCATTTACCGTCGCCCCCTGGAGAGCCGGTCCCGCGACCGTGACCACCTGGGCGCGATGGTGCACGAGGCGGTGGTCGAGCAGGTCGCGGGTCTTCTCGGGCTCTCTCCTGAATCGATCGACCCCGGCTTCGACGACCACGACTGA
- a CDS encoding Fic family protein — protein sequence MRWREVEALPELNGGVAAILASADALKGAWKDWLKHAPEEEFRQARRRSLRRHAIETGIIERLYDVDWGVTLALVAEGLTQEVAAREGGISDDTLAVIRSQYDALEFLADAARGGRDLSVHFVRELHQAIARRQNVYGATDTLGRTFDAPLRHGEWKKHPNHVMRPDGTLLEYTPPEHVQAQMDHLITLYRTMERVHPIVKAAWLHHRFICVHPFEDGNGRVARALTLLVLLRDDYAPLVVDRSQRARYIDALDQANDGDLAPLVRLFARLEISALRFELEAPAVLREAASGAAEVARAHVDRLRANLSKDVTNRAVPAVHLADSLQTKIIHYLRKQGDALRDAFSAIAPETLVLVEQAQPPNQRSLLRRDHFRSMASGAGFRPNLTEGVWWGQLYIEIMEYVLHFDTAIIKAGAAETGALVFTVSAAVSPPGEPERTEPPGPVWVCHPTPDDSVTLVFSDTPDARWSEITEVIDQVLTAAVDQLGQQLG from the coding sequence ATGCGTTGGCGAGAGGTCGAAGCCCTTCCAGAGCTCAACGGTGGCGTCGCGGCGATCCTCGCGTCGGCCGACGCTCTGAAGGGCGCCTGGAAGGACTGGCTGAAGCATGCCCCGGAAGAGGAGTTCCGTCAGGCTCGACGCCGCAGCCTGCGCAGGCACGCCATCGAGACCGGCATCATCGAGCGTCTCTACGACGTCGACTGGGGTGTGACACTCGCTCTGGTCGCAGAAGGGCTGACGCAGGAGGTGGCCGCCAGAGAGGGCGGCATCAGCGATGACACGCTCGCGGTCATCCGCTCGCAGTACGACGCCCTGGAATTCCTCGCCGACGCCGCCAGGGGAGGCAGGGACCTGAGCGTGCACTTCGTGAGAGAGTTGCACCAGGCCATCGCCCGAAGGCAGAACGTCTACGGCGCCACCGACACATTGGGCCGTACATTCGACGCTCCCCTTCGGCACGGAGAGTGGAAGAAGCACCCCAACCACGTCATGCGTCCAGACGGCACGTTGTTGGAGTACACCCCGCCGGAGCACGTGCAGGCCCAGATGGACCATCTGATCACGCTCTACCGGACAATGGAGCGGGTCCACCCCATCGTCAAGGCCGCGTGGCTGCATCACCGCTTCATCTGCGTTCATCCTTTCGAGGACGGCAACGGCAGGGTCGCCCGAGCTCTGACCCTGCTGGTTCTCCTGCGGGACGACTACGCCCCCCTTGTCGTGGATCGATCCCAGCGGGCCAGATACATCGACGCGCTGGACCAGGCGAACGATGGCGACCTGGCGCCTTTGGTCCGGCTCTTCGCCCGGCTGGAGATCAGCGCGCTTCGGTTCGAGTTGGAGGCTCCCGCCGTGCTCCGGGAGGCCGCGAGCGGGGCGGCGGAGGTGGCACGCGCGCACGTCGACCGGCTCCGGGCGAATCTTTCCAAGGACGTCACGAACCGCGCGGTTCCCGCCGTCCACCTGGCCGACTCACTTCAGACCAAAATCATCCATTACCTGCGAAAGCAGGGGGACGCCCTGCGTGACGCCTTCTCGGCCATCGCCCCGGAGACACTCGTTCTCGTCGAGCAGGCTCAGCCACCGAATCAGCGCTCTCTCCTCAGGAGAGACCACTTTCGGAGCATGGCGAGCGGTGCGGGATTCCGGCCCAACCTGACCGAAGGCGTCTGGTGGGGACAGCTCTATATCGAGATCATGGAATACGTGCTGCATTTCGACACCGCCATCATCAAGGCCGGGGCTGCGGAGACGGGAGCCCTCGTCTTCACCGTCTCGGCCGCCGTGTCACCACCCGGGGAGCCCGAGAGGACGGAGCCCCCGGGACCGGTCTGGGTCTGCCATCCGACGCCGGACGACAGCGTGACACTGGTCTTCAGCGACACACCCGACGCGCGCTGGTCCGAGATCACCGAGGTCATCGACCAGGTGCTGACCGCGGCCGTCGATCAGTTGGGTCAGCAGCTCGGCTGA
- a CDS encoding DUF5719 family protein, giving the protein MKSLIENRFSLLVLVLVALLALYGVASATQPQAVATPAPQVQKVPVASVTTVCPSPGDTSVGVVAPPGSREQGVAALVTGDKTLATLDTPGRLWHEKVPASSPPLVITATGSMAAGLEVAQTRGEKSGRQRGLAGVRCTEPVASTWLVGPGPAAADVTLYLTNADLAPAIAEIMVYSGEGPVVADSGGVLTLKPGASRAVKVVDLAPSALVLAIQVRTSSGRVTAAARAIMNGGRGVDWLPASTAPATRVVVPGIPGGGGKRELLVASDAEADTLVEVRALTPDGTYALKGSEFVEVPAGSVATLDVSTGVGGQPSALVLTSETPIVAGLVATGTGAKVDVAFTAGADPVDLGSVVADNRTGGKATSRLLLTAPDTAGKVSVQVVPRKGEPHEPFQVDISASRTKQVKLPKVDGVFAVVVQPLPGSGPVYGGRVMDERRKGGPALTVQPLAAARMWALIPPIAESAATVLP; this is encoded by the coding sequence GTGAAATCCCTGATCGAGAATCGGTTCAGCCTGCTGGTGCTGGTCCTGGTGGCCCTGCTCGCCCTGTACGGGGTGGCCTCCGCCACCCAGCCGCAGGCGGTCGCCACCCCCGCGCCACAGGTTCAGAAGGTCCCGGTCGCCTCGGTGACGACGGTCTGCCCGTCGCCGGGCGACACCTCGGTCGGCGTGGTGGCCCCGCCGGGCAGCCGGGAGCAGGGGGTCGCGGCCCTCGTCACCGGCGACAAGACCCTCGCCACCCTCGACACCCCCGGCCGTCTCTGGCACGAGAAGGTCCCCGCCTCGTCACCGCCCCTTGTCATCACGGCCACCGGGAGCATGGCGGCGGGGCTGGAGGTGGCGCAGACCCGCGGGGAGAAGTCGGGCAGGCAGCGGGGGCTGGCCGGGGTGCGCTGCACCGAGCCGGTGGCGAGCACCTGGCTGGTCGGCCCGGGGCCGGCCGCGGCCGACGTCACGCTCTACCTGACCAACGCCGACCTCGCCCCAGCCATCGCGGAGATCATGGTCTACTCGGGCGAGGGGCCCGTGGTGGCCGACAGCGGCGGAGTGCTCACCCTGAAACCCGGTGCGAGCCGTGCGGTCAAGGTCGTGGATCTCGCGCCCTCGGCACTCGTCCTGGCGATCCAGGTGCGCACCAGCTCCGGGCGGGTCACCGCCGCGGCCAGGGCGATCATGAACGGCGGGCGCGGCGTCGACTGGTTGCCGGCCTCCACGGCCCCCGCCACCCGCGTCGTCGTGCCGGGCATCCCCGGCGGCGGCGGGAAACGTGAGCTGCTCGTCGCCTCCGACGCCGAGGCCGACACGCTGGTCGAGGTCAGGGCACTCACCCCCGACGGGACGTACGCGCTCAAGGGCAGCGAGTTCGTCGAGGTGCCCGCCGGTTCCGTCGCCACCCTCGATGTGTCCACCGGGGTCGGCGGCCAGCCGTCCGCGCTGGTGCTCACCTCGGAAACCCCGATCGTCGCGGGGCTCGTCGCCACGGGTACCGGCGCGAAGGTCGACGTGGCCTTCACCGCCGGGGCGGATCCCGTCGATCTGGGAAGCGTCGTCGCCGACAACCGGACGGGAGGCAAGGCGACCTCCCGGCTGCTGCTGACCGCGCCGGACACGGCGGGCAAGGTGAGCGTGCAGGTGGTTCCGCGCAAGGGCGAGCCGCACGAGCCGTTCCAGGTGGACATCTCCGCCTCGCGTACCAAGCAGGTCAAGCTGCCCAAGGTGGACGGGGTCTTCGCGGTGGTCGTGCAGCCGCTGCCCGGCTCGGGGCCGGTCTACGGCGGGCGCGTCATGGACGAGCGGCGGAAGGGCGGGCCGGCGCTGACCGTGCAGCCACTGGCCGCCGCCCGGATGTGGGCGCTGATCCCGCCGATCGCCGAGTCCGCCGCGACGGTCCTGCCCTGA
- a CDS encoding DUF3499 domain-containing protein, which yields MSPVRRCSRTACSQPAVFTLTYVYADSTAVLGPLATYAEPHCYDLCAEHAERLTAPRGWEVVRLPTDGATPSTDDLEALANAVREAARPAPSGGTEPVGQGVEVGRRGHLRVLRSAQPQRDR from the coding sequence GTGAGCCCCGTCCGCCGCTGTTCCCGCACCGCGTGCAGTCAGCCTGCCGTTTTCACGCTCACGTACGTCTACGCCGATTCGACCGCTGTTCTCGGGCCCTTGGCTACGTACGCCGAGCCGCACTGCTACGACCTGTGTGCCGAGCACGCCGAGCGGCTCACCGCCCCCCGCGGCTGGGAGGTGGTCCGCCTGCCGACCGACGGCGCCACACCGAGTACGGACGACCTGGAGGCCCTCGCCAACGCGGTCCGCGAGGCCGCCAGACCCGCCCCCAGCGGCGGTACCGAGCCGGTCGGCCAGGGCGTCGAGGTCGGACGCCGAGGTCATCTGCGGGTGCTTCGCTCCGCTCAGCCCCAGCGCGACCGCTGA